Genomic window (Streptomyces clavuligerus):
CGGACGCCGTTGACGTCGGCGTGCCGGCTGGTGAATCCGGGGCCGAGCCGTCGGGCGAGGGCGACATCGCTCAACGGGTCGGTGTCCGGGGCGGTGTCCGGGGCGGTGTCCGGGGCGGTGTCCGGGGCGGCGGCGGGGACGTTCGGCACGTCGTTCCGCACGTCCTTCGCCGGGGTGGGCGTGGCCGTGGGGGATGTGGACATGGGGTTCTCCGGGGGTGGGGTGCGGCGCGGGCAGGGACCTGTCGTACGAAGATTTCGTACGATCAATCGTTCGCGATCTTCGTACGATTGAGGAAGGGGTGTCAACGGCGATCACGTGATCCGTACGGCCTGCGCGTACCCGTACAGTGAGGCCATGGAGGAGTTGCACCACCCCGAGGCCCGGGACATCCGGCTCGTCGATGTGTTCGCCGCGCTGGGCCACCCCTTGCGGCTGGAGGTCGCGCGGGCGCTCGCGAGCGGCGAGGAGCGGTTCTGCGGCGAGATCGTCCCCGATGTCCCGAGGTCGAGCATGACCCACCACTGGCGCGCCCTCCGGGAGAGCGGCGTGATCCACCAGCGCCGCGACGGCCGCCGCTTCTATCTCACCCTGCGCCGCGCCGACCTCGACGCGCGCTTCCCCGGGCTGCTCGACCTCGTCCTCACCGCCCCGGCCGCCGACGGCGACCACTGACGCCTCGCCGCCTCTCCGCAGGGGGGCCGCACACGCTCATGTACTGCCGCCTGGGCACGCGTTAGGCTGACCGTCATGCCCCAGCCGTTCCCGCCCGTCGCCCCGTACGCGCACGGCCTGCTCGATGTCGGTGACGGGCAGCGGATCTACTGGGAGACCAGCGGGAACCCCGAGGGGAAGGCCGCCCTGTGTGTGCACGGCGGGCCCGGGAGCGGAGGGCGGCGCGGCAGTCGGGCGATGTTCGATCCCGAGGTCTTCCGGATCGTCCTCTTCGATCAGCGGGGCTGCGGTGAGAGCCTGCCCCATGCCTCCGACCCGTCCGTCGGTCTGGAACACAACACGACCGACCATCTGATCGCCGACATGGAACGGCTCCGCGTGCACCTGGGCATCGAGCGCTGGCTCCTCCACGGCGGCTCCTGGGGCTCGACGTTGATCCTCGCCTATGCCGAGCGCCACCCCGAGCGGGTCTCCGCGATCGTCATCGTGGGCGTCACCACGACCCGGCCGGAGGAGACCGAGTGGCTCTACCGGGGTGTGGGACGGCTGCTGCCCGGGCCCTGGGAGAGGTTCCGCGACGCGCTGCCGGAGGCGGAGCGGGACGGCGATCCCGTCGCGGCCTACAACCGGCTGGTGAACAGCCCGGACGAAACGGTCAGGCGCCGGGCGGCGCGGGAGTGGTGTGCCTGGGAGGACGCCGTCATCGCCCATGAGGCACTCGGGCATCCGGGCCAGTACAGCGACAAGTCCGACGACGCGCTGATGGCGTTCGTCCGGATCTGCGCGCACTACTTCGCCCATGACGCCTGGCTCGACGACGGGCAACTGCTCCGCGAGGCGCACCGGCTGGCCGGTATCCCGGGCGTGCTGATCCATGGGCGGCTGGATCTGGGCAGCCCGCTGCAGACCGCATGGGAACTGGCCAGGGCCTGGCCGGACGCGGAGCTGAAGGTGATCGACGACTCGGGGCACACGGGCAGCCCCGCGATGCGGGACGCGGCCCTCGAAGCGATCGCGCGGTTCGGCGCCTGAGCCCGTCGCCAGCCACCTGCCCACCGAGCGCCTGAGCCCGTCGCCAGCCGCCCGCCCGCCGAGTTGCCGAGCCCACCGCCGCCCGTCGCGGCCCACCTGCTGAACGCTCCCGGCTACCAGCGCACGGGAAGCGCCTTCAGATGCCGGTTGACGGGGTTGGTTCCGTGCTCAAGACGCCGCGGATCGACGGCGAGACGCAGTTCGGGAGCGCGGTCGAGCAGCGTGGTCAGGGCGATGACGGCCTCCTCGTGGGCGAGGTGCGCGCCGAGGCAGCGGTGGGCGCCGTGGCCGAAGCCGAGGTGGTGTTCCCTGAGGCGGCGGGTGCGGCCGAGGTCGAGACGGTCGGGGTCGGTGAAGGCGGCCGGGTCGCGGTTGGCCGCGGACACGATCGGGAGAACGGCCTCCCCGGCCTTCACCGGGGTGGCGCCCAGGGTGGTGTCGCACAGGGCGTAACGGGGCAGCGCGCGCACGACGGGGCCGCAGTAGCGCATGAGTTCGTCGACGGCGTGCGGCATGAGGGTGGGGTCGTCACGCAGCAGGGCGAGCTGTCCGGGGTGGGTGAGCAGTGCTTCGGTGCCGTTGGCGATGAGGTTGACGGTGGTGATGTGTCCGGCGACGACGAGGTTGACGATGAGGGCGACCAACTCCTCCGGGCTCAGTCGGTCCCGGTGGCGGGGGTCGAGCAGATCGGAGATGAGGTCGTCGCCGGGGTGGGCGGTGTGGTGGTCGACGAGGGTGATGGCGTCGTCCACCATCCCGGCGAGCGCGTCGCCGAGTTCGTCGCCGCAGACCCCGGCGACCAGGGTGGCGCTGCGGGCCCGCCAGCGGTCGCGGTCGGCTTCGGGGACGGCGATGAGTTCACAGATGACGGTGATGGGCAGGGGCCGGGCGTAGTGCTCGATGAGGTCGACCACACCGTCCTCGGCGTGGTCGGGCAGCCGGTCGAGCAGCCCGGTGGCGACAGTCTCGATCCGGGGGCGCAGCCCGGTCACCCGGCGCGGGGAGAACGCGGCGCCGACGAGGCCGCGCAGCCTGCGGTGGTCGGCGCCGTCCGCGTCGAAGATCCCGGCGCGCAGATACTTCTCGTACCCCCGGTGCATGCCGCGGGCCTGCCAGGTCTGCTCGGTGCGGTGGGCCACCGGAGCGCCGGGGACGCCCGTGGCGTCGATGGTGAAGCGGGGGTCGCTCATGACGGCGCGGATGTCGTCGTACCGGGTGGCCACCCACATCGGATCGACGCCGGGCACGCTTCCGCGCACCATGCGCTTGCGTGCGCGGATGTGCGCGTAGGCGGTGAAGGGGTCTTCGACCAGGGCCGGATCGGTCAGGTCCAGGGGTTCTTCGTCGGTGTCGGCGCGGTCCGGGTCCTGTGTGCCCATGCCAGGAGTCTCCCAACAGAAGAGGCGGGGCTGCGGGGAACGTCGTCCGTGGTTGTGTTCCGCCGGGGTGTGTTCCGATTGCCTGGTGGGCGCGA
Coding sequences:
- a CDS encoding ArsR/SmtB family transcription factor; protein product: MEELHHPEARDIRLVDVFAALGHPLRLEVARALASGEERFCGEIVPDVPRSSMTHHWRALRESGVIHQRRDGRRFYLTLRRADLDARFPGLLDLVLTAPAADGDH
- the pip gene encoding prolyl aminopeptidase, with protein sequence MPQPFPPVAPYAHGLLDVGDGQRIYWETSGNPEGKAALCVHGGPGSGGRRGSRAMFDPEVFRIVLFDQRGCGESLPHASDPSVGLEHNTTDHLIADMERLRVHLGIERWLLHGGSWGSTLILAYAERHPERVSAIVIVGVTTTRPEETEWLYRGVGRLLPGPWERFRDALPEAERDGDPVAAYNRLVNSPDETVRRRAAREWCAWEDAVIAHEALGHPGQYSDKSDDALMAFVRICAHYFAHDAWLDDGQLLREAHRLAGIPGVLIHGRLDLGSPLQTAWELARAWPDAELKVIDDSGHTGSPAMRDAALEAIARFGA
- a CDS encoding cytochrome P450 family protein; this translates as MGTQDPDRADTDEEPLDLTDPALVEDPFTAYAHIRARKRMVRGSVPGVDPMWVATRYDDIRAVMSDPRFTIDATGVPGAPVAHRTEQTWQARGMHRGYEKYLRAGIFDADGADHRRLRGLVGAAFSPRRVTGLRPRIETVATGLLDRLPDHAEDGVVDLIEHYARPLPITVICELIAVPEADRDRWRARSATLVAGVCGDELGDALAGMVDDAITLVDHHTAHPGDDLISDLLDPRHRDRLSPEELVALIVNLVVAGHITTVNLIANGTEALLTHPGQLALLRDDPTLMPHAVDELMRYCGPVVRALPRYALCDTTLGATPVKAGEAVLPIVSAANRDPAAFTDPDRLDLGRTRRLREHHLGFGHGAHRCLGAHLAHEEAVIALTTLLDRAPELRLAVDPRRLEHGTNPVNRHLKALPVRW